The following DNA comes from Schistocerca piceifrons isolate TAMUIC-IGC-003096 chromosome 3, iqSchPice1.1, whole genome shotgun sequence.
cctgtgacactagttatacattccgatgcttcacttcaggtttactgtatcccttaaaccttcttattgacgatgaaacacagaaattgcatcggaattaaatacaaaaggcacaatgccgacttaagtacaagaagagtgactcttcctactgtctatgttttgaaccattcctgtgactctagttatacattccgatgtttcacttcaggtttactgtatcccttggacctattattgacgatgaaacacagaaattgcatcggaattaaattcaaaaggcacaatgccgacttaagtacaagaagactgacttttcctactgacaatattttgaaccattcctgtgacactagttatacattccaatgcgtcacttcacgtgtactgcatcccttggaccttcctattgacgatgaaacacagaaattgcatcggaattaaatagaaaaggcacaatgccgacttaagtacaagaagactgactctttttactgactatgatttgaaccattcctgtgacacaagtcatatattctgatgcctcactttaggtttactgtatcccttggacgttgttattgacgatgaaacacagaaaatgcatcggaattatatacaaaaggcacaatgccgacttaagtacaagaagactgactcttcccactgtctatgttttgaaccattcctgtgacactagttatacattccgatgctccacttcaggtttactgtataccttggaccttcttattgacgatgaaacacagaaattgcatcggaattaaatacaaaaggcacaatgccgacttaagtacaagaagaatgactcttcctactgtctatgttttgaaccgttcctgtgactttacttatagggtccgatgcttcacttcaggtttactgtatccctctgaccttcgtattgacgatgaaacacagaaattgcatcggaattaaatagaaaaggcacaatgccgacttaagtacaagaaaactgactcttcttactgactatgctttgaaccatttctgtgacactagttatagattccgatgcttcacttcaggtttactgtatccctctgaccttcttattgacgatgaaacacagaaattgcatcggaattatgtagaaaaggcacaatgttgacttaagtacaagaagactgactcttcttactgtctatgatttgaaccattcctgtgacactagttatagattccgatgtttcacttcaggtgtactgtatcccttggaccttcttattgacgatgaaacacagaaattgcatcggaattaattacaaaaggcacaatgccgacttaatttcaagtggactgactcttcttactgtctatgttttgaaccattcctgcgacactagttatagattcggatgcttcacttcaggtttgctgtatccctttgaccttcttcttgacgatgagacaaagaaattgcatcggaattaaatacaaaaggcacgatgccgacataagtacatgtagattgactcttcctactgtctatgttttgaaccattcttgtgacactagttatagactcggatgctgcacttcaggttagctgtatccctttgaccttcttattgacgatgaaacacagaaattgcatcggaattaaatacaaaaggcacgatgccgacttaagtacatgtagactgactcttcctactgtctatgttttcaaccattcctgtgacactagttatagattccgatgcttcacctcaggtttactgtatccctctgaccttcttattgacgatgaaacacagaaattgcatcggaattaaatagaaaaggcacaatgccgacttaaatacaagatgactgactcttctaactgactatgttttaaaccatttctgtgtcactagttatagaatccgaagcttcacttcaggttaactgtatcccttggaccttcttattgacgatgaaacacagaaattgcatcggaagtaagtaaaaaggcacaatgccgaattaaatacaagaagactgactcttcttactgactatgctttgaaccattcctgtgacactagttatagattccgatgcttcacttcaggtttactgtatccctctgaccttcttattgacgataaaacacagaaattgcatcggaaataaaaacaaaagccacaatgcagacttaagtacaagaagactgactcttcttactgactatgctttgaaccatttctgtgacactagttatagattccgatgcttcacttcaggtttactgtatccctctgaccttcttattgacgatgaaacacagaaattgcatcggaattaaatagaaaagggacaatgccgactcaagtacaagaagattgactcttcttactgtctatgtattgaaccattcctgtgacactagttatggattccgatgcttcacttcaggttaactgtatccctctgaccttcttattgacgatgaaacacagagattgcatcggaaataattccaaaagcacaatggtgactcaaatacaagatgactggctcttgttactctgtatgcttggaacctttcctgtgacaccggttttagattccgatgcttcactttaggtttactgtattacttgtaccttcctattgacgacgaaacacagaaattgcaacggaattaaatagaaaaggcacaatgccgacataagtacaagaagactgactctacctactgtctatgttttgaaccattaatgtgacactagttatagattccgatgcttcctttcaggtttactgtatccctctgaccttcttattgacgatgaaacacaaaaattgcatcggaagtaaatacaaaaggcacaatgccgacttaagtacatatagactgacgcttaacactgtctttgttctgaaccattcctgtgacactagttatagattccgatgattcacttcaggtttactgtatccctctgaccgtcttattgacgatgaaacacagaaattgcatcggaattaaatagaaaaggcacaatgccgactaaagtacaagaagaatgactcttcctactgtctatgttttgaaccattcctgtgacactacttatagattccgatgcttcacttcaggtttactgtatccctctgaccttcttattgacgatgaaacacagaaatcgcatcggaaataaatacaaaagtctcaatgccgactcaagtagaagaagactgactcttcctactgtctatgttttgaacgattcctgtgacactagttatacattccgatgctatgcttcaggtttactgtattcctctgaccttcttattgacgatgaaacaccgaaactccatcggaattaacactctctgtaccaggcctattttatgcacccgtccctagaaaccgggcaattttaccaatattaaaaaaattactgcatcaaatctactgtttggattgtggcaaatttggtaccatcttgaagctgcacatttctactttaattctgagtgaaagaaactactttacaatgcacagctttaaggtacagttatagaaatcacttagatgttttaagaatttagaaaaagtcatacgaataagggaatacaattgtgatttatttttaaccaaaattgtggcactacattacatgtttctgatagtatacagtattacatataaatttcacacagaatcatattgttttttagtgtggaaaattttaaagcaaggttccaggcagagtgcaacgccacactgttcacattcgtatcgtgtctctttgcgagaagccttgccactctgtttcttgctcctggaactgcacacgtgacacacacgagcagcatacttcttagtagttgcaggtatgtgctgcaaaaaatgtctctttgttagccgacctacagttccttcatttcttggaatgaattcaagtgtgtcgtcttcaacaagctgaactgcaagcactgttataaagtctgttattgtaattttcttcctgtgcactgcattgtacagccaaaatgcatttgatactcccataagcagcaaatggaaatataattttcgccaccatttcacagttctgtgctggaacggattgtactgcaggcgttggtctccaatatccactccaattttattgaggttgtaatcaagtacctgaagtggtttcaatactacagacccatttctcttagtatgcgtaccaaatgttgcttgatgccttgtagacaatgtatacacatctctcttatctttccacttcattgccaatacattatctttacgccgaaaagacatttcgccctttttcagcttagcagatactaaatctttaggcaatcctttcctggatttgttcacagtaccaacagctccagtgcctttctctgccagttgctgaaatagctctggactggaataaaatcgatctaaatacacagtgtggcctttgttcagcaagctgctgtcagacaacaatcgcaaaataaccgcagacgaagaattgtcaacaatatgcttaccagcataaacttcaaaatttacaacatagccactactggcttcagcaacagcatatactttcagtccatacttatgaggcttattttgcatgtaaacacggaaactcacacgacctcgaaatgggcaaattccttcatcaattgtcactttttctgagggacgatatgcctggatacatcgctccttcaaattattataatatggcaaaactttgtaaagtggatgaaatccatcttcgcctggttttttctgatttgaattgtcaacaagatgcaagcatgacagtatctgagtgaaacgcaaacggctcatgacatggggacaaaagttacaactaagaacaggattagtgctccaatggtccgcaattttgggctttttcgaaacacacatgtggaaaataatacccaagaaacgcctcatctcacttatagtcactggcttccacgaactcaaaactgaatggggcttcagattatttcctcttcttttcttctgtattgtctgtgatgcatacaaatttgtctgtctcttgagttcatttacgtcactgtcagtaaggaacactttactgcaatccagtacagaactcgactcatcaatatccactagtatctgcctgggtgtcgtgttgacaggcagaggtcggtaggtgtcaactgcagtccactcactgtctttcggatacggcacagctgctggatttgaagcaacaccttcaacatcattctcgtcttcatctgaagacaaactgtcatcaatctcgtcttctaaaaagaatatcacattatgtgtaactacatacatcgtttacacatgttcaacagatatgtgcgtactgcacaattacgtggaaaattcggaaatacgtaccttcaaacacaccattgcattcagaatcgtctgaatcactctctacattatccagagtgtcgctatgattgatcaaatccgcaatttctgcgtctgataaaccgcgccgaaacatgatgacaaacaactgaatgatatacagactgagaacgcaaagataagttttaacatgaattacagcgctgccgtgacatctatggacgcattttgttaataaacatctgaaaaacgtatagcgctggccaaacccgtagaaataacgttgcagtgttttgaatgaaattaaatgtagcggcccgtaaattttacgggcttggtgattttcgcgcgatcccaggcccgtaaattttacgggcttggcgcttagagtgttaaatacgaaaggcacaatgccgtcttaaggacaagacgattgactcatcttactgactatgtttgaaccattactgtgataccacttatagattccgatgcttcacttcaggtttactgtatccctctgaccttcttattgacgatgaaacacagaaatcgcatcggaaataaatacaaaagtctcaatgccgactcaagtagaagaagactgactcttcctactgtctatgttttgaacgattcctgtgacactagttatacattccgatgctatacttcaggtttactgtatcccttggaccttcttattgacgatgaaacacagaaattgcatcggaattaaatacaaaaggcacaatgccgacttaagtacatgaagactgactcatcttactgtctttgctttgaaccattcctgtgacactagttatacattccgatgcttcacttcaggtttactgtatcccttaaaccttcttattgacgatgaaacacagaaattgcatcggaattaaatacaaaaggcacaatgccgacttaagtacaagaagagtgactcttcctactgtctatgttttgaaccattcctgtgactctagttatacattccgatgcttcacttcaggtttactgtatcccttggacctattattgacgatgaaacacagaaattgcatcggaattaaattcaaaaggcacaatgccgacttaagtacaagaagactgacttttcctactgacaatgttttgaaccattcctgtgacactagttatacattccgatgcttcacttcaggtttactgtatcccttggaccttcatattgacgatgaaacacagaaattgcatcggaattaaatagaaaaggcacaatgccgacataagtattagaagaccgactcttcttactgtctatgttttgaaccattccagtgacactagttatagattccaatgcgtcacttcacgtgtactgcatcccttggaccttcttattgacgatgaaacacagaaattgcatcggaattaaatagaaaaggcacaatgccgacttaagtacaagaagactgactctttttactgactatgatttgaaccattcctgtgacactagtcatatattctgatgcctcactttaggtttactgtatcccttggacgttgttattgacgatgaaacacagaaaatgcatcggaattatatacaaaaggcacaatgccgacttaagtacaagaagactgactcttcccactgtctatgttttgaaccatttctgtgacactagttatagattcggatgcttcacttcaggtttgctgtatccctttgaccttcttcctgacgatgaaacaaagaaattgcatcggaattaaatacaaaaggcacgatgccgacataactacatgtagactgactcttcctactgtctatgttttgaaccattcctgtgacactagttatagactcggatgctgcacttcaggtttgctgtatccgtttgaccttcttattgacgatgaaacacagaaattgcatcggaattaaatacaaaaggcacgatgccgacttaagtacatgtagactgactcttcctactgtctatgttttgaaccattgctgtgacactagttatggattccgatgcttcacctcaggtttactatatccctctgaccttcttattgacgatgaaacacagaaattgcatcggaattaattacaaaaggcacaatgccgacttaatttcaagtggactgactcttcttactgtctatgttttgaaccattcctgcgacactagttatagattcggatgcttcacttcaggtttgctgtatccctttgaccttcttcctgacgatgaaacaaagaaattgcatcggaattaaatacaaaaggcacgatgccgacataagtacatgtagactgactcttcctactgtctatgttttgaaccattcctgtgacactagttatagactcggatgctgcacttcaggtttgctgtatccctttgaccttcttattgacgatgaaacacagaaattgcatcggaattaaatacaaaaggcacgatgccgacttaagtacatgtagactgactcttcctactgtctatgttttgaaccattcctgtgacactagttatggattccgatgcttcacttcaggtttactgtatccctctgaccttcttattgacgatgaaacacagaaattgcatcggaattaaatagaaaaggcacaatgccgacttaaatacaagaagactgactcttctaactgactatgttttaaaccatttctgtgtcactagttatagaatccgaagcttcacttcaggttaactgtatcccttggaccttcttattgacgatgaaacacagaaattgcatcggaagtaagtaaaaaggcacaatgccgaattaaatacaagaagactgactcttcttactgactatgctttgaaccattcctgtgacactagttatagattccgatgcttcacttcaggtttactgtatccctctgaccttcttattgacgataaaacacagaaattgcatcggaaataaaaacaaaagccacaatgcagacttaagtacaagaagactgactcttcctactctctatgatttgaaccattcctgtgacactagttatagattccgatgcttcacttcaggtttactgtatccctctgaccttcctattgaagatgaaacacagaaattacatcggaattaaatagaaaagggacaatgccgactcaagtacaagaagattcactcttcttactgtctatgtattgaaccattcctgtgacactagttatggattccgatgcttcacttcaggtttactgtatcactctgaccttcttattgacgatgaaacacagagattgcatcggaaataattacaaaaggcacaatggtgactcaaatacaagatgactggctcttgttactctgtatgtttggaacctttcctgtgacaccggttttagattccgatgcttcactttaggtgtactgcatctcttggaccttcttattgacgatgaaacacagaaattgcttcggaattaaatagaaaaggcacaatgccgacttaagtacaagaaggctgactctttttactgactatgctttgaaccattcctgtgacactagtcatggattccgatgccacacttcaggtttactgtatcccttggacgttcttattgacgatgaaacacagaaattgcatcggaattaaatacaaaaggcacaatgccgacttaagtacaagaagactgactcttcctactgtctacgttttgaaccattcctgtgacactagttatacattccgatgcttcacttcacgtttactgtatccgttcgaccttcttattgacgatgaaacacagaaattgcatcggatttaaatacaaaaggcacaatgccgacttaagtacaagaagactgactcttcctaaagtccatgtttgaaccattcctgttacactagttatacattccgatgcttcacttcaggtttactgtatcccttggtccttcttattgacaatgaaacacagaaattgcatcggaatgaaatacaaaaggcacaatgccgacttaagtacaagaagactgactcttcttactgtctatgttttgaaccattcctgtgccactagttatacattctgatgcttcacttcaggtttactgtatcccttggaccttcttattgacgatgaaacacagaaattgcatcggaattaaataccaaaggcacaatgccgacttaagtacatgaagactgactcatcttactgtctttgttttgaaccattcctgtgacactagttatacattccgatgcttcacttcaggtttactgtatcccttagaccttcttattgacgatgaaacacagaaattgcatcggaattaaatacaaaaggcacaatgccgacttaagtacaagaagagtgactcttcctactgtctatgttttgaaccattcctgtgactgtagttatacattccgatgtttcacttcaggtttactgtatcccttggacctattattgacgatgaaacacagaaattgcatcggaattaaattcaaaaggcacaatgccgacttaagtacaagaagactgacttttcctactgacaatgttttgaaccattcctgtgacactagttatacattccaatgcgtcacttcacgtgtactgcatcccttggaccttcctattgacgatgaaacacagaaattgcatcggaattaaatagaaaaggcacaatgccgacttaagtacaagaagactgactctttttactgactatgatttgaaccattcctgtgacacaagtcatatattctgatgcctcactttaggtttactgtatcccttggacgttgttattgacgatgaaacacagaaaatgcatcggaattatatacaaaaggcacaatgccgacttaagtacaagaagactgactcttcccactgtctatgttttgaaccattcctgtgatactagttatacattccgatgctccacttcaggtttactgtataccttggaccttcttattgacgatgaaacacagaaattgcatcggaattaaatacaaaaggcacaatgccgacttaagtacaagaataatgactcttcctactgtctatgttttgaaccgttcctgtgactttacttatagggtccgatgcttcacttcaggtttactgtatccctctgaccttcgtattgacgatgaaacacagaaattgcatcggaattaaatagaaaaggcacaatgccgacccaagtacaagaaaactgactcttcttactgactatgttttgaaccatttctgtgacactagttatagattccgatgcttcacttcaggtttactgtatccctctgaccttcttattgacgatgaaacacagaaattgcatcggaatatggtagaaaaggcacaatgttgacttaagtacaagaagactgactcttcttactgtctatgatttgaaccattcctgtgacactagttatagattccgatgtttcacttcaggtgtactgtatcccttggaccttcttattgacgatgaaacacagaaattgcatcggaattaattacaaaaggcacaatgccgacttaatttcaagtggactgactcttcttactgtctatgttttgaaccattcctgcgacactagttatagattcggatgcttcacttcaggtttgctgtatccctttgaccttcttcttgacgatgaaacaaagaaattgcatcggaattaaatacaaaaagcacgatgccgacataagtacatgtagattgactcttcctactgtctatgttttcaaccattcctgtgacactagttatagattccgatgcttcacttaaggtttactgtatccctctgaccttcttattgacgataaaacacagaaattgcatcggaaataaaaaaaaagccacaatgcagacttaagtacaagaagactgactcttcctactctctatgatttgaaccattcctgtgacactagttatagattccgatgcttcacttcaggtttactgtatccctctgaccttcctattgaagatgaaacacagaaattacatcggaattaaatagaaaagggacaatgccgactcaagtacaagaagattgactcttcttactgtctatgtattgaaccattcctgtgacactagttatggattccgatgcttcacttcaggttaattgtatccctctgaccttcttattgacgatgaaacacagagattgcatcggaaataattccaaaagcacaatggtgactcaaatacaagatgactggctcttgttactctgtatgtttggaacctttcctgtgacaccggttttagattccgatgcttcactttaggtttactgtattacttgtaccttcctattgacgatgaaacacagaaatcgcatcggaaataaatacaaaaatctcaatgccgactcaagtagaagaagactgactcttcctactgtctatgttttgaacgattactgtgacactagttatacattccgatgctatacttcaggtttactgtattcctctgaccttcttattgacgatgaaccaccgaaactccatcggaattaaatacgaaaggcacaatgccgtcttaaggacaagacgattgactcttcttactgactatgtttgaaccattactgttatacctcttatagattccgatgcttcacttcacgtttactgtatcctttcgaccttcttattgacgatgaaacacagaaatttcatcggatttaaatacaaaaggcacaatgccgacttacgtacaagaagactgactcttcctaaagtccatgtttgaaccattcctgttacactagttatacattccgatgcttcacttcaggtttactgtatcccttggtccttcttattgacgatgaaacacagaaattgcatcggaaagaaatacaaaaggcacagtgccgacttaagtacaagaagactgactcttcttactgtctatgttttgaaccattcctgtgacactagttatacattctgatgcttcacttcaggtttactgtatcccttggaccttcttattgacgatgacacagaaattgcatcggaattaaatacaaaaggcacaatgccgactaaagtacatgaagactgactcatcttactgtctttgctttgaaccattcctgtgacactagttatacattccgatgcttcacttcaggtttactgtatcccttaaaccttcttattgacgatgaaacacagaaattgcatcggaattaaatacaaaaggcacaatgccgacttaagtacaagaagagtgactcttcctactgtctatgttttaaaccattcctgtgactctagttatacattccgatgcttcacttcaggtttactgtatcccttggacctattattgacgatgaaacacagaaattgcatcggaattaaattcaaaaggcacaatgccgacttaagtacaagaaggctgacttttcctactgacaatgttttgaaccattcctgtgacactagttatacattccgatgcttcccttcaggtttactgtatcccttggaccttcatattgacgatgaaacacagaaattgcatcggaattaaatagaaaatgcacaatgccgacataagtattagaagaccgactcttcttactgtctatgttttgaaccattccagtgacactagttatagattccaatgcgtcacttcacgtgtactgcatcccttggaccttcttattgacgatgaaacacagaaattgcatcggaattcaatacaaaaggcacaatgccgacttaagtacaagaagactgactctttttactgactatgatttgaaccattcctgtgacactagtcatatattctgatgcctcactttaggtttactgtatcccttggacgttgttattgacgatgaaacacagtaaatgcatcggaattatatacaaaaggcacaatgccgacttaagtacaagaagactgactcttcccactgtctatgttttgaaccattcctgtgacactagttatacattccgatgctccacttcaggtttactgtataccttggaccttcttattgacgatgaaacacagaaattgcatcggaattaaatacaaaaggcacaatgccgacttaagtacaagaagaatgactcttcctactgtctatgttttgaaccattcctgtgactttacttatagggtccgatgcttcacttcaggtttactgtatccctctgaccttcgtattgacgatgaaacacagaaattgcatcggaattaaatagaacaggcacaatgccgacttaagtacaagaaaactgactcttcttactgactatgtttt
Coding sequences within:
- the LOC124787674 gene encoding piggyBac transposable element-derived protein 4-like; this translates as MFRRGLSDAEIADLINHSDTLDNVESDSDDSECNGVFEEDEIDDSLSSDEDENDVEGVASNPAAVPYPKDSEWTAVDTYRPLPVNTTPRQILVDIDESSSVLDCSKVFLTDSDVNELKRQTNLYASQTIQKKRRGNNLKPHSVLSSWKPVTISEMRRFLGIIFHMCVSKKPKIADHWSTNPVLSCNFCPHVMSRLRFTQILSCLHLVDNSNQKKPGEDGFHPLYKVLPYYNNLKERCIQAYRPSEKVTIDEGICPFRGRVSFRVYMQNKPHKYGLKVYAVAEASSGYVVNFEVYAGKHIVDNSSSAVILRLLSDSSLLNKGHTVYLDRFYSSPELFQQLAEKGTGAVGTVNKSRKGLPKDLVSAKLKKGEMSFRRKDNVLAMKWKDKRDVYTLSTRHQATFGTHTKRNGSVVLKPLQVLDYNLNKIGVDIGDQRLQYNPFQHRTVKWWRKLYFHLLLMGVSNAFWLYNAVHRKKITITDFITVLAVQLVEDDTLEFIPRNEGTVGRLTKRHFLQHIPATTKKYAARVCHVCSSRSKKQSGKASRKETRYECEQCGVALCLEPCFKIFHTKKQYDSV